The genomic stretch TCAGTGGCCGAGACCTCTCCTGGTGTCAGTGAGAGGATCATGAACGCGGCGCCAGCGAGCAGCGCGAGGGCAACAAACGTAGAGATGGCCTTGGATCTCATGTTGGCTCCTTTCTGGTTGTCTTCGTGTGCCTGTCTTGGGTGTCCCGATGCTGCGCACCTCCCCTCGGGTACCCAACGCGTGCGGAAAACGTTCCAGTTGACGGCTGCGGAAGCGTCGACGCCGTTTCGAGATACGCCGCAGACTTGCGACTCGCGAACGGCCGCGGCACTGGCCGATCACTGTTCAGAGTGTTCGGAAATGTGAGCAGTGAACCGAGCAAACGCGTAGGCTAGCCGCGGCCATGCCAGAGCCGGCTGAACTGCTTGGAGAGAGCCCGGCCATCAACCTCCTCCGGGGCAACTTGCGCCACCTCCTGGAGCGCCAGCCGGCGGGCCGCCGTCTCCCCGCAATCTTGATCCAGGGCGAAACCGGGACTGGCAAGGGGCTCGTCGCCCGGCTCGTGCATCGCATGGGGCCGCGGAAGGCCGGCCCCTTCGTCGACATCAATTGCCCGGCGATTCCGGAGACGCTGCTCGAGGCCGAGCTGTTCGGCTACGAGCGGGGCGCGTTCACGGACGCCCGCCGCGCCAAGCCCGGGCTTCTTCAAACCGCGCACCGGGGCACGATCTTCCTCGACGAGGTGGGCCTGTTGTCCGAATCGGCCCAGGCCAAGCTCCTCACCGTGATCGAGGAGCGCGTCGTCCGCCGCCTCGGCAGCACCCGGGCGGAGGTGGTCGACGTCTGCTTCATCAGTGCCACGAATACCGACCTACAGGCGGCTCTCCGGGCGCGACGGTTCCGGGAAGACCTCTACCACCGCCTGGCGGTGATCACGTTCGGCATGCCCGCGCTCCGGGATCGGGGACGCGACGTGCTCCTGCTCGCCGAGCGGTTCCTCGGCCGAGCCTGCGTCGACTATGGCCTGGCGCCCAAGACCCTGAGTGAGCAAGCGCAGGCTCGCCTGCTTGCCTATCCCTGGCCCGGCAATATCCGCGAGCTCGCCAACGTGATGGAACGCGCGGCGCTCTTCGCCGACTCTCCCGTGGTCACCGCAGCGATGCTGGAGCCGCTGTCGGCGGAGGGGCCCGA from Candidatus Methylomirabilota bacterium encodes the following:
- a CDS encoding sigma-54 dependent transcriptional regulator, producing MPEPAELLGESPAINLLRGNLRHLLERQPAGRRLPAILIQGETGTGKGLVARLVHRMGPRKAGPFVDINCPAIPETLLEAELFGYERGAFTDARRAKPGLLQTAHRGTIFLDEVGLLSESAQAKLLTVIEERVVRRLGSTRAEVVDVCFISATNTDLQAALRARRFREDLYHRLAVITFGMPALRDRGRDVLLLAERFLGRACVDYGLAPKTLSEQAQARLLAYPWPGNIRELANVMERAALFADSPVVTAAMLEPLSAEGPDPAVPAPSSSAAVITPEEAMRLHLLGVLEQCAGNLSHAAARLGIARNTLYARLEKYGVRSHRAPSRRPRRPETAPAPAPAGTGIQWERRGITLLYAALVEEDEASAGAHTSRALEVVIDKLQTFGGRVEEVTPSTVVASFGVDRVDDAPRRAAHAAMAIHHGAARAREGAGLGPRIKIGIHVAPLLIGRSTSRIDIDADVRRAQGPLLDRLLQTIGTDETV